A window from Cryptomeria japonica chromosome 1, Sugi_1.0, whole genome shotgun sequence encodes these proteins:
- the LOC131857119 gene encoding spindle pole body component 110-like, which produces MPKTIPIDPDGKREYENDAKDKHVILCGLSKEVFVKIRHCGSSKEVWDKLNNIYYGNDKVKQANILTLREKFEGMKMTNEEKVADYFLRVDETVNAIRGLGETIDDKDVIEKVMRSLPTKYDSKLSVIEELKDLNTLTMDELHGTLTSYKMRTCNEETSHRENAFKTEKKNKKIKSKSENDIEEANFVRKLKKGAGKYKDKLPFKCFNCGKIGDITDNNSKESIYGEEKVLFMSTECSVKKQSDNDVILSELESENEVDLEGELICALKEVKRLKKEICAQKDQATTLTNKIGVLEPMVTDLTRQDEEHKRIEDVIKTELAVKNESYKKLEAEIVSLKRKLEKYDNTRLEDILSKQRKVKNIPSLGFEVGQSSSANNNKTLYDIFSLNFKTQRQQIQRRTKKAVQNRTIRNSYKIVIWDL; this is translated from the exons ATGCCTAAAACCATACCCATTGATCCAGATGGTAAAAGGGAGTATGAGAATGATGCTAAAGATAAACATGTCATTTTATGTGGATTGTCAAAAGAAGTGTTTGTGAAGATCAGGCATTGTGGTTcttccaaagaagtatgggacaaactTAATAACATATATTATGGTAATGATAAGGTAAAGCAAGCCAATATACTAACTCTTAGGGAAAAATTTGAAGGTATGAAAATGACTAATGAAGAAAAAGTTGCTGACTACTTTCTTAGAGTAGATGAAACAGTCAATGCCATTAGAGGCCTAGGAGAAACTATTGATGATAAGGATGTTATCGAAAAGGTTATGAGATCTCTACCTACTAAGTATGACTCTAAACTGTCTGTCATAGAAGAACTAAAAGATTTAAATACCTTGACAATGGATGAACTTCATGGAACTCTTACTTCCTATAAGATGAGAACTTGTAATGAAGAAACTTCTCATAGAGAAAATGCTTTTAAGactgaaaagaaaaacaaaaaaattaagtcTAAATCTGAAAATGATATAGAGGAAGCAAACTTTGTTAGAAAACTCAAAAAGGGAGCAGGAAAATACAAAGACAAACTTCCTTTTAAGTGTTTTAATTGTGGAAAAATAG GTGATATTACAGACAACAATTCTAAAGAGTCTATTTATGGTGAGGAAAAAGTTTTATTTATGTCTACCGAGTGTTCTGTAAAGAAACAGAGTGATAATGATGTTATTCTATCTGAACTTGAGAGTGAGAATGAGgttgatctagaaggtgagctaaTTTGTGCTCTCAAAGAAGTCAAAAGGTTAAAAAAGGAAATTTGTGCTCAAAAGGATCAAGCGACAACCCTAACAAATAAAATTGGTGTTCTAGAACCTATGGTGACTGATTTGACAAGACAGGATGAGGAACATAAAAGAATTGAGGATGTTATAAAGACTGAATTGGCAGTAAAAAATGAGTCTTATAAAAAATTGGAAGCAGAAATAGTTAGTCTAAAAAGAAAGCTTGAAAAATATGATAACACTAGGCTAGAAGACATTTTGAGTAAACAAAGAAAAGTTAAAAACATTCCTAGTTTGGGGTTTGAAGTTGGACAAAGCTCTAGTGCAAACAATAATAAAACCCTGTATGATATTTTCAGTTTGAATTTCAAGACACAAAGGCAGCAAATTCAAAGAAGAACAAAGAAAGCAGTTCAAAATCGAACCATTAGAAATTCTTACAAGATTGTTATATGGGATTTATAG